GCCGCGCAAGATAGGCGGCCTTGATTGCCGCGCAAAGTGGATTTGGAGGATCAGGCAATAAACCCGGAGGCCCGGATATTTCGCCGGTGAGGCATGGGCGGCTAGATGGCGGCCATCCAATGCTTCGTCAGGAGAGACCGATGACTAAAGAAAACATCGATAATACAAATACTAAGATCGCCCTCATCACTGGTGGCAGCCGTGGGCTCGGCCACAACACCGCGTTGAGCCTTGCCCGGAAGGGCGTGGATGTCATCATCACCTATCACGCGAATCAGGCAGAGGCGGATACCACCGTCGCGGCCATCGGAAAGCTGGGCCGCAACGCCGCCGCGTTGCAACTCGACACCGGCGCGATCAAGACCTTCCCCGACTTCGCCGCACGCCTGAAAGCCGCCCTCAAGGACAATCGGGGCGCATCGCGGTTCGATTATCTCGTCAACAATGCGGGCATCGGCATCAGCAAACCGTTCGCGGAAACCACGGAGGCCGATTTCGACCTCATGATGAACATCAACCTGAAGGGCGTGTACTTCCTGACGCAGACGCTGCTGCCGCTGATCGCGGACGGCGGACGCATCGTCAACCTGTCGAGCGGCCTCGCCCGCTTCAGCATGCCGGGTTACTCCGCCTATGGCGCGACCAAGGGCGCGATCGAAGTGCTGACGCACTTTCTCGCCAAGGAACTCGGGCCACGGCAAATCGCGGTCAACACGGTTGCGCCCGGCGCCATCGAGACCGATTTCGGCGGCGGTTACATCCGCGACAATGCCGGCATCAACCGCGAGGTGGCGAACCTCACCGCGCTCGGCCGCGTCGGCGTGCCCGACGACATCGGGCCGATGATCGCCTCGCTGCTGTCCGAGGACAATCGCTGGATCAATGGCCAGCGTATCGAAGTCTCGGGCGGTATCTTCGTCTGATCGCAAACCGCGAACGCCCTGCGAAAATGCATAGGGGGTCTTCGCGGCGACACGTCTGTTCTGTTCCGGCCGAACATGCGAGAAAATCATTCTCCATGCCGCCGGAACAGCCATGACAGCGATCACCAGCGAAGTTCGTGACGACCACAAGGTCCATTCAAATGTGGCCCGTCTGGCGGTCGCCCAGGCACTGACCGGCGCGAACACCGCCGTGATCTTCGCCACCGGCTCGATCGTCGGGGCCGCGATCGCGCCCAACATGTCGCTGGCGACATTGCCGCTGTCGATCTACGTGGTCGGCATGGCGGTGGGCACGCTGCCGACCGGATGGGTGTCGCGCACCTATGGCCGCCGCATCGCCTTCCTGATCGGGGCGGGTTTCGGTGCGATCTGCGGCGCGCTGGCGGCGATCGCCATCATTCTGAAATCATTTCCGCTGTTCTGCATCGCCACTTTCTGCGGCGGTCTTTACGCCTCCGTGGCGCTTTCCTATCGCTTCGCGGCCGCCGACGGGGCGAGCGAAGCCTTCCGCCCGAAGGCGATCTCATGGGTGCTCGCGGGCGGCATCTTCGCGGGCGTGCTCGGCCCGCAGCTCGTGCAATGGACGATGGACTTCTGGGCGCCGCATCTGTTCGCGGCGAGTTTCGTCATCCAGGCTGCCGTCGCACTGGTGGCGATGGCGGTTTTGTCCACCGTGCATGCGCCGCGCCCCGCCAAAACCGATCTTCATCGCGGCCGTCCGCTCACCGCGATCATCGGCCAGCGCGATTTCATCGCCGCTGCTTTGTGCGGCACCGTGGCCTATACCATGATGAATCTGGTGATGACCTCCGCCCCGCTGGCGATGCGCTTGTGCGGATTGCCGATCAGCGATTCCAATTTCGGCATTCAGTGGCACATCGTGGCGATGTACGGGCCGAGCTTCTTCACAGGCTCCCTGATCGCGCGGTTTGGCGCGCCGGTGATCGTGGCGATCGGACTCGCGCTTGAAGCGACAGCGGCCGCCATCGGCATGTCGGGCATCACGCCGATGCATTTCTGGGTGATGCTGATCGTGCTCGGGATGGGGTGGAATTTCGGCTTCATCGGCGCATCCGCGCTGGTGGTGCAGACTCACCGGCCCGAGGAACGCAACAAGGTGCAGGCGTTCAACGACTTTCTGGTGTTCGGGATGATGGCGATCGGCTCGTTCGCCTCGGGGCAATTGCTGGCCGATTTCGGCTGGACCATCGTCAATGCCGTGGTGTTTCCGCCGGTCGCGGTGGCGCTGATCTGCCTCGGCGTTGCCCACGTCATGCGCCGCCGCGCGCCTTCGCTTTAGGCTCCGGGGCGAGCCGCCAGAACCGATAGCCTCATGCCTTGCCCGGCTGGCCGGTCCATGTCTGCCGCGTGAGCGAGGAGACGAAATACTCGAGGCATTCCCTGGCGCGCGGGGCATCGAGGCGCACCGCGAAGACAAGCGCCTGATCCGGAAGAAGACCGTAACTCTCTATGCTTACGGAAGACATGGAATCGCGGGGGCTTACAGCGGCACAGGTCAGACCGGCTTCGTTCAGCCTCGCAAGGAAATCCTTTCCATAGAGACGCACGTGATCCGCCTGCCCGTAACGGGCGACCCGCTCCTCGGGCGTATCCAGAACAGCTTCATCGGTCGCATCGCGATCCGACAAGGGGACCTGCAAAACCGCGACTCCCGTCGGCGCCAGAACCCGCGCGATCTCGGCCATCGCCTTCCTGTCGTCCGGAATGTGTTCGAGCACATGCAGCGCAAGCAGAACATCCGCGTATTCGCCGGGAAAAGGCAGCTCGGTCAGCGACGCGACGATATCGACCACGCGGCCATCCGCCTGCGGATCGGCATCGACCGTTTTTGAGTTTCCGAACAGGCGGCGAAACGGAAGGGTTGCAGAGGACGGGGCCACCTCGACCAAAGCGGCGCGTTCGAACGGCCGCGTTTCAGGAACCCATCTGCTGCGCAGCAAGGGTCCCATGAGTTGAAGGAAGCGATGCCTTTCGAGCGACCCGCATTGCGGACAGCCCGCGTTCGGACGGCCGTCGGGACCGGGGAGAAAATTTCCGGTGAAATTGCAACAACTGCAAACGCGAGCACCGGCCGGAAGCGCAGCGCCAGCCGCGCCTTCCCGCTCAGCGATGCTGCGGCCATTATCCGGCGGCCAGAGAGCGACGGAGATCCGGTCGAAACCCGAAGCCAGATAGAGAGACGAAATGGCATCGACCGGAACGATCCTGTCCGGCCGGGAATCAATAAGCCGCAGGACATAGTCCCAATCGACCAGGCGCTTCAAAAGCGGATCGAATCGGGTGACGCTCTTACGGTGCATGAGCTGATTGAGATCGATGTAATTGCCCTTCTTCAATTCCTCGAAATCGAAGGGTACGAGAAACCAGTTCTTCGTGGTCCTCGAGAATTCAGCGTCGCGAAGCTGCACACCGTAGATAATGTCGATCTTCGGATCGGATTCCAGAAATGCAGCCGCCCGTTCTACCCATCGCGGCCACATCAGATTGT
The nucleotide sequence above comes from [Pseudomonas] carboxydohydrogena. Encoded proteins:
- a CDS encoding MFS transporter, with product MTAITSEVRDDHKVHSNVARLAVAQALTGANTAVIFATGSIVGAAIAPNMSLATLPLSIYVVGMAVGTLPTGWVSRTYGRRIAFLIGAGFGAICGALAAIAIILKSFPLFCIATFCGGLYASVALSYRFAAADGASEAFRPKAISWVLAGGIFAGVLGPQLVQWTMDFWAPHLFAASFVIQAAVALVAMAVLSTVHAPRPAKTDLHRGRPLTAIIGQRDFIAAALCGTVAYTMMNLVMTSAPLAMRLCGLPISDSNFGIQWHIVAMYGPSFFTGSLIARFGAPVIVAIGLALEATAAAIGMSGITPMHFWVMLIVLGMGWNFGFIGASALVVQTHRPEERNKVQAFNDFLVFGMMAIGSFASGQLLADFGWTIVNAVVFPPVAVALICLGVAHVMRRRAPSL
- a CDS encoding glycosyltransferase, which gives rise to MLAAEADLAVSRAVGTSNTQALRDLQADERFNRQALHDIASILFGGPGVSEHAGQDAVGLVIPTCDRPQSLRRALASVAAQSRRPDKVIVVNDGQERIENIVLEFSGRLAISVLHTGHPYSGPSAARNLALDMLDTPLVAFLDDDNLMWPRWVERAAAFLESDPKIDIIYGVQLRDAEFSRTTKNWFLVPFDFEELKKGNYIDLNQLMHRKSVTRFDPLLKRLVDWDYVLRLIDSRPDRIVPVDAISSLYLASGFDRISVALWPPDNGRSIAEREGAAGAALPAGARVCSCCNFTGNFLPGPDGRPNAGCPQCGSLERHRFLQLMGPLLRSRWVPETRPFERAALVEVAPSSATLPFRRLFGNSKTVDADPQADGRVVDIVASLTELPFPGEYADVLLALHVLEHIPDDRKAMAEIARVLAPTGVAVLQVPLSDRDATDEAVLDTPEERVARYGQADHVRLYGKDFLARLNEAGLTCAAVSPRDSMSSVSIESYGLLPDQALVFAVRLDAPRARECLEYFVSSLTRQTWTGQPGKA
- a CDS encoding SDR family NAD(P)-dependent oxidoreductase, yielding MTKENIDNTNTKIALITGGSRGLGHNTALSLARKGVDVIITYHANQAEADTTVAAIGKLGRNAAALQLDTGAIKTFPDFAARLKAALKDNRGASRFDYLVNNAGIGISKPFAETTEADFDLMMNINLKGVYFLTQTLLPLIADGGRIVNLSSGLARFSMPGYSAYGATKGAIEVLTHFLAKELGPRQIAVNTVAPGAIETDFGGGYIRDNAGINREVANLTALGRVGVPDDIGPMIASLLSEDNRWINGQRIEVSGGIFV